Below is a window of Paraburkholderia kururiensis DNA.
TGCGCGGCGACCACTCTCGCACAGGAGACACCGCATGAGCGCCGTTCCTTCCGCATCTTCCGCTTCGCTTGCTTCGTCATCCGATGCACCGCCCGCCGTCAAACTGCTAATCGGCGGCGAGTTCGTCGACTCGAAAACCACCGAATGGCGCGACGTGGTGAATCCGGCCACGCAGGATGTGCTGGCACGCGTGCCGTTCGCGACGACGGACGAAGTGGACGCCGCCATTCGCGCCGCGCACGCCGCGTTTGCCACATGGAAAAACACGCCGGTGGGTGCGCGCATGCGCATCATGCTCAAGTACCAGGCGCTGATTCGCGAGCACATGCCGCGCATCGCGAAGACGCTGACGGCGGAGCAGGGCAAGACGCTGCCCGATGCCGAAGGCGACATCTTCCGCGGGCTCGAAGTGGTGGAGCACGCGTGCTCGGTCGGCACGCTGCAACAGGGCGAGTTCCTCGAAAACGTGGCGGGCACGGTGGACACCTACACGCTGCGCCAGCCGCTCGGCGTGTGCGCGGGCATTACGCCGTTCAACTTCCCGGCGATGATTCCGCTCTGGATGTTCCCGATGGCGCTCGTCTGCGGCAACACGTTCGTGTTGAAGCCCTCGGAACAGGACCCGCTCTCCACCATGCAACTCGTCGAGCTCGCGCTCGAAGCGGGCGTGCCGCCGGGCGTGCTCAATGTCGTGCACGGCGGCAAGGAAGTGGTCGATGCGCTCTGCACGCACGAACTCGTGAAGGCGATTTCGTTCGTCGGCTCCACGGCGGTGGGCACGCACGTCTATCGCCTCGGCAGCGAACACGGCAAGCGCGTGCAGTCCATGATGGGCGCGAAGAATCACGCCGTGGTGCTGCCCGATGCGAATCGCGAGCAGTCGATCAACGCGCTCGTGGGCGCTGCGTTCGGCGCGGCGGGTCAGCGCTGCATGGCGACCTCGGTGGCCGTGCTCGTAGGCGCGGCGAAAGACTGGCTGCCCGATCTCGTGGAAAAGGCCAGGGCGTTGAAGGTGAACGCGGGCCACGAACCGGGCACGGACGTTGGGCCTGTTGTGTCGCGTGCGGCGAAGGCGCGTGTTCTGGGCCTGATCGAATCGGGCGTGAAGCAGGGCGCAGCGCTTGTGCTCGATGGGCGCGGCGTGCGCGTGAAGGGCTACGAAGACGGCAACTTCATCGGCCCAACGGTCTTCTCAAACGTCACGACGAGCATGGACATCTACCGCAACGAGATCTTCGGCCCGGTGTTGCTCGTCATGACGGTACCCACGCTCGACGAGGCCATCGCGTTGGTGAACAGCAATCCGTTCGGCAACGGCGTGGGCCTCTTCACGCAGAGTGGGGCGGCGGCGCGCAAATTTCAGAGCGAAATCGACGTGGGGCAGGTGGGCATCAACATTCCCATTCCGGTGCCCGTGCCGTTCTTCAGCTTCACAGGTTCGCGCGGCTCGAAGCTGGGCGACCTCGGCCCTTACGGCAAGCAGGTGGTGCAGTTCTACACGCAGACCAAGACCGTGACCGCGCGCTGGTTCGACGACGCCACCACGAGCGACGGCGTGAACACCACCATCAGCCTGCGCTGAACCGCAAACAGGAGAAAAGGCCATGAAAACAGGCTTTATCGGGCTCGGCAACATGGGCGCGCCCATGGCGCGCAATCTGCTGAAAGCGGGGCACGCGCTCAACGTGTTCGACCTCAACGCGCAGGCGGTGCAGTCGCTCGTGGATGCGGGCGCGAAGGCGGCGGCGTCGCCGAAGCTCGCAGCTACGGATGTGGAATGCGTGATCACGATGCTGCCCGCCGCCGCACATGTGCGCGAAGTGCTCGCGGGAAAGGACGGCGTTCTGGCCGGCATTGCGAAGGGCGTGACGATCATCGATTCGAGCACGATCGATCCGCAAAGCGCGAAGGCGTTCGCGGCGCTCGCCGCGGAGCACGGCAACCCGTTCGTGGATGCGCCGGTCTCGGGCGGCACAGGCGGCGCCGCTGCGGGCACGCTGACCTTCATGGTGGGCGGCAGCGCCGCCGCGTTCGAAGCCGTGCGTCCCGTCTTGTCGGCGATGGGCAAGAACCTCGTGCATTGCGGCGACACGGGCACGGGGCAGGTCGCGAAGATCTGCAACAACCTGCTGCTCGGCATCACCATGGCGGGCGTGGCGGAGGCCATGTCGCTAGGCGCGGCGCTCGGCATCGATACCGGGGTGCTCGCGGGCATCATCAATACGTCGACGGGGCGCTGCTGGAGTTCGGACACGTACAACCCGTTTCCCGGCGTGATTGAAACCGCGCCCGCGTCGCGCGGCTACACGGGCGGCTTTGGCACGGACCTCATGCTC
It encodes the following:
- a CDS encoding CoA-acylating methylmalonate-semialdehyde dehydrogenase — encoded protein: MSAVPSASSASLASSSDAPPAVKLLIGGEFVDSKTTEWRDVVNPATQDVLARVPFATTDEVDAAIRAAHAAFATWKNTPVGARMRIMLKYQALIREHMPRIAKTLTAEQGKTLPDAEGDIFRGLEVVEHACSVGTLQQGEFLENVAGTVDTYTLRQPLGVCAGITPFNFPAMIPLWMFPMALVCGNTFVLKPSEQDPLSTMQLVELALEAGVPPGVLNVVHGGKEVVDALCTHELVKAISFVGSTAVGTHVYRLGSEHGKRVQSMMGAKNHAVVLPDANREQSINALVGAAFGAAGQRCMATSVAVLVGAAKDWLPDLVEKARALKVNAGHEPGTDVGPVVSRAAKARVLGLIESGVKQGAALVLDGRGVRVKGYEDGNFIGPTVFSNVTTSMDIYRNEIFGPVLLVMTVPTLDEAIALVNSNPFGNGVGLFTQSGAAARKFQSEIDVGQVGINIPIPVPVPFFSFTGSRGSKLGDLGPYGKQVVQFYTQTKTVTARWFDDATTSDGVNTTISLR
- the mmsB gene encoding 3-hydroxyisobutyrate dehydrogenase: MKTGFIGLGNMGAPMARNLLKAGHALNVFDLNAQAVQSLVDAGAKAAASPKLAATDVECVITMLPAAAHVREVLAGKDGVLAGIAKGVTIIDSSTIDPQSAKAFAALAAEHGNPFVDAPVSGGTGGAAAGTLTFMVGGSAAAFEAVRPVLSAMGKNLVHCGDTGTGQVAKICNNLLLGITMAGVAEAMSLGAALGIDTGVLAGIINTSTGRCWSSDTYNPFPGVIETAPASRGYTGGFGTDLMLKDLGLATDAARSAHQPVYLGALAQQLYQTMSSRGEGRLDFSSIIKLYRTGEDA